The segment CACGGCACCGACCCCGACACCGCGGACCGGCTGGCCGCCGCCTGCGCCGGACTGCAGAGCCTGGCCAACGCGGTCGGCCACGAGTTCCCGCACGGCGACGGGCGGATGAGGCTGGTGGTGATCGAGGTCGGCGGCGGGTTCTTCTACCTGATGGCGGCCGGCTCCCGGGCCTACCTGGCGGTCCTCGCCGACGAGGGCGTGGACGCCGGACTGGTCGGCCAGCGGATGCGCGACCTGGTCGCCCGGATCGGCGAGCACCTGACCACGCCGGTCCGCGGCAGCGAGCAGATCGCGTGACTCGCACCGCCGACCCGACGGGCCGCCGGACCGCGTTACGGCCGCGGCGCCGGGCCGCCGGGGCCCGAGCGGACGACCGGGCCGGGGCGGGCAGTGCAGGCCGTGCGGGCGCGCCGAGCGTCGGGCGCGGGCCCGGCCCCGGGGCCGGATCGGGGTCCGGCCCCGGGCCCGGCAGCGCGGCAGCAACGACCGGAACACCGCCGGCGCGCCGACCGGCCGCCGGCCACACCGAGGTGCGGGGATGAGCAACCAGGACTGGGCGGACGCCAACCCGGAGCGGCTCTACGTGATCAGCGGGGGGCGCGACCGCAAGTCCGCCACCGCCGGGTTCGACCTGGTCACGCTGGTCGTCGCCCGCGCCCGCCCCGAACCCACCATGCAGCCCGAGCACGCCGCGATCCTGCGGATCTGCTCCTCCCCGCTGTCGGTCGCCGAGATCTCCGCCTACCTGCGGCTGCCGAACAGCCTGGTCACCGTCCTGCTGGCGGACCTGCTCGCCGAACGCCGGATCGAGGTCCGCGCCCCGATCCCCCCGGCCGCCCTTCCCGACCTTTCCCTGCTGGAGGCAGTGATCCATGGACTTCAACGGCTCTGAGCCGCGCGGGCCGCGCGAGGCCGAGCTGCTCCCGGCCACCGTGGCCACCGCCGTCAAGGTCGTCATCGTCGGCGGCTTCGGGGTCGGCAAGACCACCCTGGTCGGCGCGGTCAGCGAGATCCGCCCGCTGACCACCGAGGAGACCATGACCGAGGCCGGCGTCGGCATCGACGACCTGGCCGGGGTGGAGCGCAAGAACTCCACCACGGTGGCGATGGACTTCGGCCGGATCACCATCAGCGACGAACTGGTGCTGTACGTCTTCGGCACGCCCGGCCAGGAGCGCTTCTGGTTCCTGTGGAACGGCCTGTTCGAGGGCGCGCTGGGCGCGGTCGTGCTGGTCGACACCCGGCGGCTGGAGGTCTCCTTCGACGTGCTGGGCCGGCTGGAGGACCGCGGGGTGCCGTTCGTGGTGGCGCTCAACGCCTTCCCCGAGTCGCCCGGCTACCCCGTCGAGGAACTGCGCGCCGCGCTCGACCTGCCGCACCACGTGCCGATCGTCCAGTGCGACGCCCGCTCCCGGGAGTCCAGCCGGGACGTGCTGATGGCCCTGATGCGCTACCTGTACGACCTCGCCGCCCGGCCCGCCGCGGCCACCGCCCAGCCGGTCGGCTGACCCTCCCGGCCGGCCCTCCCCGGCCGATCGCCGGGCCGGCCCCCGCCGTCCGCCGGCCGCACCCCCCTTCTCGATCCTCCCCCCGGAGTTACCCCGTGACGTACCAAGAGCACGCGCACCAGGGCGCGCCCGTCCCGCCGCCCGGCTGTCCCGCCCACCGCGCCGGCGGGGGGCCGCAGGGCGACGGACTGCTGCGGCTGTTCGGCCCCGAGGCCGAGGCCGACCCGGCCGGCTTCTACGAGAAGCTGCGCGCCGAGCACGGCGAGGTCGCGCCGATCCTGCTGCACGGCGACCTGCCGGCCTGGCTGGTGCTCGGCTACTCGGCGAACCTGACCGCGATGCGCACCCCGTCCCGGTTCTCCCGCGACTCCCGGCGCTGGACCGAGTTCCAGCAGGGCCGGGTCGCCCCCGACTCCCCGGTGCTGCCGGTGATCGCCTGGCAGCCGACCTGCTCCTTCGTCGACGGCGAGGAGCACCGCCGGCTGCGCACCGCCGTCACCGACGGCCTGAACCGCTTCGACCGACGCGGCATGCGGCGCTACGTCACCCGGTTCTCCGACCAGCTGATCGCCGAGTTCGGCGACAGCGGCCGGGTCGACCTGGTCTCCCAGTTCGCCGAGCACCTGCCGATGCTGGTGATGACCCAGCTCCTCGGCATGCCCGAGGAGTACGGTCCGCGGCTGGTCGAGGCCGCCCGCGACCTGGTCAAGGGCACCGAGACGGCCGTCGCCAGCAACGAGTACGTGGTCGAGTCGCTGCGCCGCACCGTGGAGCGCAAGCGCAACGAACCCGGCCAGGACCTGATCACCTGGCTGATCGAGCACCCGTCCGGGCTCAGCCAGGACGAGGTGCTGGAACACCTGCGCTCGGTGCTGCTGGCCGCCAACGAGACCACCATCAACCTGATCTCCGAGACGCTGAAGATGGTGCTCACCGACAGCCGCTTCCGCGCCCACCTGTCGGGCGGGCAGATGACCCTGCCGGACGCCCTCGACCAGGTGCTGTGGGACTCCCCGCCGTTCATGCTGGTGCCCGGCCGCTGGGCGACCGGCGACACCGAGCTCGGCGGGCAGGCCATCAAGGCCGGCGACATGCTGCTGCTCGGCGTCGCGGCGGGCAACGCCGACCCGGCGGTCCGGCCCGACCTGGACACCCCGCTGTTCGGCAACCGCTCGCACCTGGCGTTCGGCAGCGGCCCGCACGAGTGCCCCGGCCAGGAGATCGGCCGGGCGATCGCCGAGTCCGGCATCGACATCCTGCTCACCCGGCTGCCCGACCTCCAACTCTCGGTCGAGGAGGACCGGTTGGTCTGGCGGGGCGGCTGGATGTCCCGCCACCTGACCGAGCTGCCGGCCCGCTTCACCCCGCGGGCCGCCCTCCGGCCGCAGCCGCCGGCCGGCCCGGTCCCCTCCTCGGCCGCGCCGTCGACCCCGCTGGTGCCCGGCCCGCGACCGGTCGCCGCGACCCCGCTGCGGACGCCCGCAGCCGGGCCCGCGCCCGTGCCGGCGCCGCCGCTGCCGCCCGCGCCGCCGGTGGTGCCCCAGCAGCGGCGCGGCTGGTGGAGCGCGCTGCTGGCCCGGCTGCGCGGCTGACGGGCCGGGCGGGGCCGGCGGGCCCGGCCCCGGCCCCGGTTCACCCGAGGTCTCCCCGGGCCGACCGGGCCGACCGGACCGCGGCGCGGGCGAAGGCGCGGACGAACGGGTGCGGGCCCTCGTGCTCCGGCGTCAGCTCCGGCTGGAACAGGGTGGCCAGGTAGAACGGGTGGCCGGGCAGCTCGGCCACCCGGACCTCGCCGTCCGCGTCGTGCCCGGTGAACCGCATCCCGTGCGCGTGCAGCACCCGGAGGTAGCCGGGGGCCAGCGTGTAGCCGCAGTTGTAGCGGGCGGTGGCCCGCTCCGCGCCGAGCAGCCGGTGCGCGGCCGAACCCGGGGAGAGCCGGATCCCGCCCTCCTGCCGGTACAGCGAGCAGGACAGCGGGACGATCACCAACTCCTCGGCCCCGGGCTGCTGTTCGGCGTGCGCCGCACCGCCGATGCCGCACGCGTGCCGGGCGAACTCCAGCATCGCGTGCTGGAACCCGCCGCACGTCCCCAGGAACGGCACCCCCCGCTCCCGGGCGGTGCGGGCCGCCGTCACCGCCCCGGCCTCGCTGCGGTACGGGCTGCCCGGCACCAGCCAGATCCCGTCGAACCCCGCGAGTTCTCCGGCGTCGACCTCCTCCGTCCCCACCCAGTACGGCTCGACCGCGAGCCCGTCGGTGTCCAGCAGTGCCGCCAGCATCGGCGGCCCCTGCCGGTGCGCCGGAACGTGCGGGGAGCGGTCGCCGACCAGGGCGACCCGGGCCGTGTGCGTGCGGTGTCCGGTGTCCATGACCGGCCATCCTGGCCGGGGCCGGGCCGGCCGGTCCAACACGCGTTCCTGCTGGCCCATCAGCACCGCTGATCGGCCCGGCCGGCGGGGCGCGCACACTGGGGGCGTGGATTCGCACCTGCTCAGGACGCTCGTCACGGTCGCCCGGCTCGGCTCGTTCTCCGCGGCCGCCCTCGAACTCGGCTACACCCAGTCCGCGGTGTCGCAGCAGATCGCCGCGCTGGAGGCCGAGTTGGGCGCGCCGCTGCTGCACCGGCGGCCGGTCGGGCCGACCGGGGCCGGGGAGCGGATGGTCGAGCACGCCCGGCTGCTGCTGGAGCGGATGGACGCGGCCCGGGCCGACGTGCGGCGGCTCTCCGTCCCCGATCGTCCCCAACTCCTGGTCGCGGTCTCCCCGTTGGCGATGGACCCGGCCGTCGCCCAGGCCCTCGCCAAGGTCCGGCAGAACGACCCCCGGCTGCGGGTCCGGGTCCGGGTGCTGCCCCGGCGGGCGGTGGCCGCCGAGGTCGCGGCGGGCGGCTGCGCGGTCGGCGTCACCGACGGCTACACCGCGCCCGGCGGGCCGCTGGCCCTCGGCGACCTCGGGCCGGTCCGGCAGGCCGGGCTGGGGGAGGAGCCCTGCGCGGTGCTCTGCCCGGCCGGACACCCGCTGCACCGGCGGACCGGCGTCGACCTCGGTCAACTCGCCGACGCGGGCTGGCTCGACGCACCCGCCGTCGCCGCCCCGCTGGCCGACCTGCGGACCGCGACCGGCGGCGGCGCGTTCCCGGCCGTCGCCGACTACGAGGGCCTCGACGCGGCCGCCCTGCTCGCCCTGGCCGTCGCGGGCCACGGCCTCGCGGTGCTGCCCCGGGCCCTGGCCGCGAGCGCCGGCGCGACCGCCCTCCCGGTCCGCGCACCCCGGCTGGCGCACCGCCGGGAGGTGCTGTTCGCCCCGGTGCTGGACGCCCCGGCCCGGGCGTTCGTGGACGCGCTGCCGCGCGGGGCGTGAGGGGGCGTGGTGGGTCCGGGCAGGCGAGGGCCCCCGGCCCGGGGTGCGGGTCGGGGGCCTGGTGCGGGTGCCGGTGGCCGGGCCGGGGCCCTCCCCCACAGGGGGCCCGTCGGGTCGGTCAGCGGTGTCGCGGGGTGCCTGGCGGCCGGTGACCGGTGCCTGGTGGCCGGTGGCCGGTGTCAGCAGGCGCCGAGGTCGTCCCAGACGCCCCACTGGCCGGTGGAGCCGGGCTGCTCGCCCTGGGTCCACCACTTGGCGCGCCAGTTGTGGCCGCCGTAGGAGACGGTCTCGCCGCCGTTGTAGGTCGCGCCGGCGCTCCAGGCGGTGGCGGTGCAGGTGCCGGAGCCGCCGCCGGTGGTCCCGCCCGTGGTGCCACCCGTCGTGCCGCCGGTGGTCCCGCCCGTGGTGCCACCCGTCGTCCCGCCGGTGGTGCCGCCCGTGGTCCCGCCGGTGCCGCCGATGTTGACGTCGATGCAGGAGTAGAACGCGTTCGCGGTGTCCGAGACGTTCCACACCGCGAGGACCTTCTGGCGGCCGGTGAAGCTGCCGAAGTTGACGGTCTGGCTGAGGTCGGCCGGCGGCTGGGCGTTGTTGCCCGGGAACGTGGCGATCAGCTGGTTGCCGATGTAGTACTGCCAGTTCGCGGTGGAGTGCCGGGCGGTGAAGTGCCAGGTGAAGGTCTGGACGGAGGACACGTTGGTGACCTTCCAGCCCAGGTTGTCGTTGTCCAGCTCCGCGTACTCGGAGTGGCCGCCGGAGCAGCTGAACAGGCCCTTCGGGCCCTCGACGCTCTGCGGCTCGTACTTGATCTGGCCGCAGCTGACCACGTTGTTGGCGCACTGGTCCTGGCGGCTGGGCGGGTTGGTGATCCAGCCGTGGGCGTCGGCGGTGCCCGCCGAGAGGGTCATCCCGAGGAGGGGGGCGACCAGCGCGCCGACGGCGGCGGTCACCTTTCTCTTGGTCTGCATGTGGGGTGCCTTCCTGATGTGGGGGTTCAGGTCTGCCCGAGGCCGTCGGGGCACGGCGGACCCCGCCGTGGCGCGGTGGGGCGGACACGAGCGGTACTCCTCCGTACGACCGGTGCGACAGGTCGGGAGACGGCCATAGGTCTAGACCGGATACTGAGGGAGACGATAGCGACGTACAGGACGCGGTCAAGTGGTTGAGCGAAA is part of the Kitasatospora cineracea genome and harbors:
- a CDS encoding roadblock/LC7 domain-containing protein, producing MIQQRTNMDWMLKDLAETVPCIRHVIVLSADGLRLAQHGTDPDTADRLAAACAGLQSLANAVGHEFPHGDGRMRLVVIEVGGGFFYLMAAGSRAYLAVLADEGVDAGLVGQRMRDLVARIGEHLTTPVRGSEQIA
- a CDS encoding DUF742 domain-containing protein, which produces MSNQDWADANPERLYVISGGRDRKSATAGFDLVTLVVARARPEPTMQPEHAAILRICSSPLSVAEISAYLRLPNSLVTVLLADLLAERRIEVRAPIPPAALPDLSLLEAVIHGLQRL
- a CDS encoding GTP-binding protein, producing the protein MDFNGSEPRGPREAELLPATVATAVKVVIVGGFGVGKTTLVGAVSEIRPLTTEETMTEAGVGIDDLAGVERKNSTTVAMDFGRITISDELVLYVFGTPGQERFWFLWNGLFEGALGAVVLVDTRRLEVSFDVLGRLEDRGVPFVVALNAFPESPGYPVEELRAALDLPHHVPIVQCDARSRESSRDVLMALMRYLYDLAARPAAATAQPVG
- a CDS encoding cytochrome P450, translating into MTYQEHAHQGAPVPPPGCPAHRAGGGPQGDGLLRLFGPEAEADPAGFYEKLRAEHGEVAPILLHGDLPAWLVLGYSANLTAMRTPSRFSRDSRRWTEFQQGRVAPDSPVLPVIAWQPTCSFVDGEEHRRLRTAVTDGLNRFDRRGMRRYVTRFSDQLIAEFGDSGRVDLVSQFAEHLPMLVMTQLLGMPEEYGPRLVEAARDLVKGTETAVASNEYVVESLRRTVERKRNEPGQDLITWLIEHPSGLSQDEVLEHLRSVLLAANETTINLISETLKMVLTDSRFRAHLSGGQMTLPDALDQVLWDSPPFMLVPGRWATGDTELGGQAIKAGDMLLLGVAAGNADPAVRPDLDTPLFGNRSHLAFGSGPHECPGQEIGRAIAESGIDILLTRLPDLQLSVEEDRLVWRGGWMSRHLTELPARFTPRAALRPQPPAGPVPSSAAPSTPLVPGPRPVAATPLRTPAAGPAPVPAPPLPPAPPVVPQQRRGWWSALLARLRG
- a CDS encoding CTP synthase C-terminal region-related (seleno)protein is translated as MDTGHRTHTARVALVGDRSPHVPAHRQGPPMLAALLDTDGLAVEPYWVGTEEVDAGELAGFDGIWLVPGSPYRSEAGAVTAARTARERGVPFLGTCGGFQHAMLEFARHACGIGGAAHAEQQPGAEELVIVPLSCSLYRQEGGIRLSPGSAAHRLLGAERATARYNCGYTLAPGYLRVLHAHGMRFTGHDADGEVRVAELPGHPFYLATLFQPELTPEHEGPHPFVRAFARAAVRSARSARGDLG
- a CDS encoding LysR family transcriptional regulator; amino-acid sequence: MDSHLLRTLVTVARLGSFSAAALELGYTQSAVSQQIAALEAELGAPLLHRRPVGPTGAGERMVEHARLLLERMDAARADVRRLSVPDRPQLLVAVSPLAMDPAVAQALAKVRQNDPRLRVRVRVLPRRAVAAEVAAGGCAVGVTDGYTAPGGPLALGDLGPVRQAGLGEEPCAVLCPAGHPLHRRTGVDLGQLADAGWLDAPAVAAPLADLRTATGGGAFPAVADYEGLDAAALLALAVAGHGLAVLPRALAASAGATALPVRAPRLAHRREVLFAPVLDAPARAFVDALPRGA
- a CDS encoding lytic polysaccharide monooxygenase yields the protein MQTKRKVTAAVGALVAPLLGMTLSAGTADAHGWITNPPSRQDQCANNVVSCGQIKYEPQSVEGPKGLFSCSGGHSEYAELDNDNLGWKVTNVSSVQTFTWHFTARHSTANWQYYIGNQLIATFPGNNAQPPADLSQTVNFGSFTGRQKVLAVWNVSDTANAFYSCIDVNIGGTGGTTGGTTGGTTGGTTGGTTGGTTGGTTGGTTGGGSGTCTATAWSAGATYNGGETVSYGGHNWRAKWWTQGEQPGSTGQWGVWDDLGAC